A region of Vespula vulgaris chromosome 1, iyVesVulg1.1, whole genome shotgun sequence DNA encodes the following proteins:
- the LOC127064951 gene encoding focal adhesion kinase 1 isoform X5 → MSTGTGDGGGSGGGGVQGGGGGRNTPPHGSPTPMDKATLKVHLPNGGFNVVKFGDAIDVKGIISLVTSRLAVGTRHYRNLYAMRLHHPGSGESYWLHQDTTMYQVQEKYEKKHPHCEWRYELRVRYLPQNLNDLYEKDKVTFYYYYDQVRNDYLYANHAALDQDVAVQLCCLEIRYFFKDMPQMALDKKSNLEYLEREVGLHKFLPRSVLNGMKPKALRKLIQQHFKKVAALSELECMFKFFDLLRAHYRFDQERFICALGSSWSIPVELVIGPDLGISYMAHRGGTVPTRMAEFSQIQSIQTLVSDCKEHAKACIKLRVAGAAETLSITCSSLDQAESLADLIDGYCRLVTGSNTSLWNRKAASWKNYPCPCKDAHPPKYRQDGFNSPEKNVSKTGTILSEDYAEIVDEEGDYSTPATRDYEIVRNQVELGEIIGEGQFGNVHKGSYKGRDGQTIAVAVKTCKVDADLATAEKFLEEAYIMQQFEHPHIIRLIGVCSEAPIWLVMELARLGEMRAYLQSNKHRLDLATLLLYTFQLSTALSYLESKKFVHRDIAARNVLVSSHNCVKLADFGLSRWVEDQSYYTASKCKLPIKWMAPESINFRRFTTSSDVWMFGVCMWEILMLGVKPFQGVKNNEVIRKLENGERLALPNHCPPRLYSLMSQCWSYEPSKRPTFKEIRETLHEILLEEKHQQQETMRRENRRVQAMSWGADEVPPPKPSRQPQNTAADPAQLTAAAPVSTYIVAQSPEVLAQLLKDNQTRGVCPSVYTTPASPFNTLAVQFQDEDQVLTTAVVSDLPFFDPAISEPTASHDTQSGDSTLSDTNLDSLDSSDTVSPLMSSLNISDTAQTQSPAAGRKQQKVKEMQNLYAVSSKVVSNITGDLYSPVQKFSTSNPIPITTTACGEIYGPVANFTQSSAIVGNLSQSPSVGGNFGENPGNFGPSSLNNQTQFVSGTHVQSPNIGQHSTNITSQAYASGQQPTIPSSSSTSNAITATGSPRINTVNVPISTANAECLYGPVLKFRAQSAQSQSGGDMTCVSSATSFVPSGRSQLVYSPTPIQNLQSQPLYPQNYQHQQIYSNVNQVGQQHIYIPRTQQTQNIQRQTPLQPQSLSYTSSQHTMQQSQTSSANPIYTAHATSVTVVQAQKVQMPNYIPQVQSGMANSQSPASLNVTGNQHQSFGVAQAHGIQARIAAPGVMIQQSSQQHAQPHVPNFILGQHSGYIAPTEQTQVQYSATGFSTQQQVINAVGVKQQVVQVAPTVVKPCAPQVATGIAKITTFVTSKQDEPLTSSTDGTLSGSLISSAVSDSTMSSSSSMTEEAQQDQRGAQSQIFDSGADSFTGIDDEQKLLEQRLLEQQRQSEEDSRWLAREEKRLSIATSGDESASPPIPRSATQSPNHEPHTANTGSLGSDKGPEKEKEKVIVVKKMEPTPTADLDRTNDKVYDCTTSVVRAVMSLSQGVQQSKADQYLELVRRVGIELRALLSSVDALVEILPISAHREVEMAHKVLSKDMAELVTAMKLAQNYSATTLDAEYRKGMLSAAHILAMDAKNLLDVIDSIRIRYPYVDNQICQRQNDKNTSRDSTPEHCIRSSQSGEHFLRRSQSSERQTTTFRQSQSGDLLHRMGQSVDRSLQGSQTDVSGGTSLERRHHIVTNSLERNSTSRRQMATNSLERKRPSLSCNMGPMNNSVNLPPIVPVTCNLVQTVGPVIHPSQSVAMGVSQQSVFTANKSSNETPTSDS, encoded by the exons ATGAGCACTGGGACAGGAGATGGAGGTGGAAGCGGAGGTGGTGGTGTACagggtggtggaggtggaagAAATACACCACCTCATGGATCGCCCACCCCCATGGACAAGGCGACCTTGAAGGTCCATTTACCCAACG GTGGCTTTAATGTTGTCAAATTCGGTGATGCTATCGACGTCAAAGGGATCATCTCGTTGGTAACAAGTCGACTCGCCGTTGGTACCAGACATTATCGAAATCTCTATGCGATGAGATTGCATCATCCAGGATCTGGTGAGAGTTACTGGTTGCATCAAGATACCACAATGTATCAG GTTCAAGAAAAGTATGAAAAGAAACATCCTCATTGCGAATGGAGGTACGAACTCAGAGTACGATATCTACCCCAAAATCTGAACGATCTCTACGAGAAAGACAAAGTTacattttactattattatgatCAG GTACGAAACGACTACCTGTATGCAAATCATGCTGCACTGGATCAAGACGTAGCCGTTCAATTATGTTGCTTAGAGATACGTTATTTCTTCAAAGACATGCCACAAATGGCTCTCGACAAGAAAAGTAACTTGGAATATTTAGAACGAGAG gTTGGCTTGCACAAGTTTCTTCCACGGTCCGTGTTAAACGGAATGAAGCCAAAGGCACTTCGAAAGCTGATACAGCAACATTTCAAGAAAGTAGCTGCTCTTTCGGAGTTAGAATGCATGTTCAAGTTTTTTGACTTGCTTCGGGCACATTATAGGTTCGACCAGGAAAGATTCATTTGTGCATTGGGG TCAAGCTGGTCCATTCCTGTTGAACTAGTCATCGGTCCTGATCTCGGCATATCTTATATGGCTCATCGAGGTGGAACGGTG CCGACTAGAATGGCGGAGTTCTCACAAATACAATCAATTCAAACGCTGGTTTCTGACTGCAAAGAACATGCCAAAGCATGTATCAAATTAAGAGTCGCTGGAGCAGCTGAAACGCTGAGCATAACTTGCTCGAGTTTGGACCAAGCGGAGAGTCTTGCTGATTTGATAGACGGTTATTGTAGACTAGTGACTGGCAGTAATACTTCGTTATGGAATAGAAAAg CTGCATCGTGGAAAAATTATCCCTGTCCATGCAAAG ATGCACATCCTCCAAAATATAGACAAGATGGTTTCAATAGTCCTGAAAAAAATGTGAGCAAAACAGGAACGATTCTGTCTGAAGATTATGCAGAGATCGTAGACGAGGAAGGAGATTATTCGACTCCAGCTA CACGTGATTATGAAATAGTCCGTAATCAAGTAGAACTGGGTGAGATTATTGGAGAAGGTCAATTTGGTAATGTTCATAAGGGATCGTATAAAGGTAGAGACGGACAAACTATAGCTGTTGCTGTGAAAACGTGTAAAGTTGACGCGGACCTTGCTACTGCTGAAAAATTCCTCGAAGAAGCAT ACATCATGCAACAATTTGAACACCCTCATATAATTAGACTCATTGGAGTATGTTCCGAAGCGCCGATCTGGTTGGTCATGGAATTGGCAAGACTTGGAGAGATGCGTGCATATCTTCAATCTAACAAACATCGATTAGATCTTGCGACTCTTTTACTCTACACATTCCAACTTAGTACCGCTTTATCGTACCTCGAGAGTAAAAAATTTGTGCAcag AGATATCGCAGCTAGAAATGTATTAGTTTCTTCGCATAATTGCGTCAAGTTAGCAGACTTCGGACTGAGTCGATGGGTGGAGGATCAAAGTTATTACACCGCAAGCAAATGTAAATTACCGATCAAGTGGATGGCTCCGGAGAGTATAAACTTTCGAAGATTTACTACTTCGTCCGACGTTTGGATGTTCG gTGTTTGTATGTGGGAGATATTGATGTTAGGTGTGAAACCATTCCAAGGtgtaaaaaataacgaagTCATTCGTAAGTTAGAAAATGGTGAAAGACTAGCGCTTCCTAATCACTGCCCTCCACGTTTGTATTCCTTGATGTCTCAATGTTGGAGTTACGAACCTAGCAAAAGACCAACGTTCAAAGAGATTAGAGAAACATTACA TGAAATTTTGTTAGAAGAGAAGCACCAACAACAGGAGACAATGAGacgagaaaatagaagagtTCAAGCCATGTCTTGGG GTGCAGACGAAGTTCCACCGCCGAAACCTTCCAGACAGCCACAAAATACAGCAGCAGACCCAGCACAATTAACAGCAGCTGCGCCTGTCTCTACGTATATCGTAGCACAGAGCCCGGAAGTTCTTGCTCAACTTCTTAAGGATAATCAAACTAGGGGGGTATGTCCCTCTGTCTACACTACTCCTGCCTCTCCATTTAACACACTCGCTGTACAATTTCAAGACGAAGATCAAGTCTTGACTACTGCCGTTGTCTCAGATTTACCCTTTTTCGATCCGGCGATCTCCGAGCCTACTGCTTCTCACGACACACAATCAGGAGATTCAACTTTGTCCGACACTAATTTAGATTCTCTAGATTCCTCAGACACCGTGTCTCCCCTCATGTCGAGTCTCAATATCTCAGACACAGCTCAGACACAATCACCAGCTGCCGGTAGAAAACAACAAAAGGTTAAAGAGATGCAAAACTTATACGCAGTAAGCTCCAAAGTTGTCAGTAATATCACGGGAGATTTATATTCGCCCGTGCAGAAATTTTCAACATCGAATCCGATACCCATTACGACTACTGCTTGTGGTGAAATTTACGGTCCCGTTGCTAATTTTACACAAAGTTCGGCTATCGTAGGTAATCTCAGTCAAAGTCCTAGCGTAGGTGGTAACTTTGGTGAAAATCCAGGCAATTTTGGCCCTAGCAGCTTAAATAATCAAACTCAATTTGTGAGTGGCACGCATGTTCAATCACCTAATATTGGTCAACACTCCACTAATATCACCAGCCAAGCATACGCTAGTGGTCAACAACCCACAATTCCTAGTAGTTCGTCTACTTCAAATGCTATTACCGCTACAGGATCTCCTCGTATTAATACAGTTAACGTTCCAATATCTACTGCCAATGCGGAATGTTTGTATGGCCCTGTTTTAAAATTTCGAGCACAAAGTGCTCAGAGTCAAAGTGGTGGGGACATGACATGCGTTAGTTCAGCTACATCATTTGTTCCAAGTGGAAGAAGTCAATTGGTTTACAGTCCAACGCCAATTCAAAACTTGCAATCTCAACCACTTTATCCTCAAAACTATCAACATCAACAAATATATTCTAACGTTAACCAAGTGGGACAACAACACATATACATTCCACGAACGCAACAAACACAAAATATCCAACGACAAACTCCTTTACAACCACAGTCTCTTTCTTACACATCATCGCAACATACGATGCAACAAAGTCAAACAAGTAGTGCCAATCCAATATATACAGCCCATGCCACGTCTGTCACGGTTGTTCAAGCACAAAAAGTGCAAATGCCAAATTATATACCGCAAGTGCAAAGTGGAATGGCAAACAGCCAATCGCCTGCATCATTGAACGTTACCGGAAACCAGCATCAATCGTTTGGAGTAGCACAAGCTCATGGTATTCAAGCTCGTATTGCTGCACCAGGTGTTATGATTCAACAAAGTAGCCAACAGCACGCTCAACCACATGTTCCTAATTTCATCTTAGGTCAACATTCTGGTTATATCGCTCCTACGGAACAAACGCAAGTTCAGTACAGTGCTACAGGTTTCTCGACACAGCAACAAGTGATAAATGCGGTTGGTGTTAAACAACAAGTAGTTCAAGTGGCACCAACGGTTGTTAAACCATGTGCACCTCAAGTAGCAACTGGCATAGCGAAAATCACTACGTTCGTAACATCGAAACAAGATGAACCATTGACAAGTTCTACCGACGGTACTCTATCTGGATCACTTATATCTTCTGCTGTCAGCGACAGCACCATGTCATCTAGCAGCTCGATGACAGAGGAGGCACAGCAAGATCAG AGAGGTGCACAGTCCCAAATATTTGACAGTGGTGCCGATAGTTTCACTGGTATAGATGACGAACAAAAGTTATTAGAACAACGACTTTTGGAACAGCAACGGCAATCAGAAGAAGATAGTCGTTGGCTTGCGAGAGAGgag AAACGTTTGTCAATCGCAACAAGTGGAGATGAAAGTGCTAGTCCACCAATTCCTCGTTCAGCCACGCAATCACCAAATCATGAGCCTCATACCGCAAACACAGGTTCTCTTGGTTCAGACAAAGGAcccgagaaagagaaagaaaaagtaatagttGTAAAG aaaatggaACCAACACCAACAGCAGATTTGGACAGAACTAATGATAAAGTATATGATTGTACTACCAGCGTAGTTCGGGCAGTTATGTCTCTGTCGCAAG GCGTTCAGCAGAGTAAAGCCGATCAGTATTTAGAATTAGTAAGAAGAGTAGGCATCGAATTGAGAGCTTTACTGTCCTCCGTTGATGCTCTTGTAGAAATCTTACCTATATCTGCACACAGAGAAGTAGAGATGGCACATAAGGTTTTAAGTAAGGATATGGCTGAGCTTGTAACGGCTATGAAATTAGCACAAAATTATAGTGCTACCACGTTAGATGCAGAATATCGAAA GGGAATGCTTTCTGCGGCTCATATTTTAGCAATGGATGCAAAGAACCTCTTAGACGTAATCGACTCTATTCGTATTCGATATCCATACGTGGACAATCAAATTTGTCAAAGACAAAATGATAAGAATACGTCGCGAGACTCAACGCCGGAACATTGCATTCGATCGAGCCAATCTGGTGAACATTTTTTGAGAAGAAGCCAGTCGAGTGAAAGGCAAACAACAACGTTCAGACAAAGCCAAAGCGGAGATCTTCTACATCGGATGGGTCAATCGGTTGATCGTTCTTTGCAG GGAAGTCAAACTGATGTTAGCGGTGGAACCAGTTTAGAGAGGAGGCATCACATTGTAACGAATAGTCTTGAACGTAATTCAACAAGTAGAAGACAAATGGCAACCAATAgcttagaaagaaaaaggccGTCGTTATCTTGTAATATGGGTCCTATGAATAATTCCGTTAATCTCCCACCGATTGTACCAGTAACATGCAATTTGGTTCAGACAGTGGGACCTGTTATTCATCCGAGTCAGTCAGTCGCGATGGGTGTTAGTCAACAGTCAGTATTCACTGCTAATAAATCTTCGAATGAAACACCTACCAGTGACAGCTAA
- the LOC127064951 gene encoding focal adhesion kinase 1 isoform X4, translating to MMVERVEDHLFMYRRPVYRVFQYLETTDHEGMSTGTGDGGGSGGGGVQGGGGGRNTPPHGSPTPMDKATLKVHLPNGGFNVVKFGDAIDVKGIISLVTSRLAVGTRHYRNLYAMRLHHPGSGESYWLHQDTTMYQVQEKYEKKHPHCEWRYELRVRYLPQNLNDLYEKDKVTFYYYYDQVRNDYLYANHAALDQDVAVQLCCLEIRYFFKDMPQMALDKKSNLEYLEREVGLHKFLPRSVLNGMKPKALRKLIQQHFKKVAALSELECMFKFFDLLRAHYRFDQERFICALGSSWSIPVELVIGPDLGISYMAHRGGTVPTRMAEFSQIQSIQTLVSDCKEHAKACIKLRVAGAAETLSITCSSLDQAESLADLIDGYCRLVTGSNTSLWNRKAASWKNYPCPCKDAHPPKYRQDGFNSPEKNVSKTGTILSEDYAEIVDEEGDYSTPATRDYEIVRNQVELGEIIGEGQFGNVHKGSYKGRDGQTIAVAVKTCKVDADLATAEKFLEEAYIMQQFEHPHIIRLIGVCSEAPIWLVMELARLGEMRAYLQSNKHRLDLATLLLYTFQLSTALSYLESKKFVHRDIAARNVLVSSHNCVKLADFGLSRWVEDQSYYTASKCKLPIKWMAPESINFRRFTTSSDVWMFGVCMWEILMLGVKPFQGVKNNEVIRKLENGERLALPNHCPPRLYSLMSQCWSYEPSKRPTFKEIRETLHEILLEEKHQQQETMRRENRRVQAMSWGADEVPPPKPSRQPQNTAADPAQLTAAAPVSTYIVAQSPEVLAQLLKDNQTRGVCPSVYTTPASPFNTLAVQFQDEDQVLTTAVVSDLPFFDPAISEPTASHDTQSGDSTLSDTNLDSLDSSDTVSPLMSSLNISDTAQTQSPAAGRKQQKVKEMQNLYAVSSKVVSNITGDLYSPVQKFSTSNPIPITTTACGEIYGPVANFTQSSAIVGNLSQSPSVGGNFGENPGNFGPSSLNNQTQFVSGTHVQSPNIGQHSTNITSQAYASGQQPTIPSSSSTSNAITATGSPRINTVNVPISTANAECLYGPVLKFRAQSAQSQSGGDMTCVSSATSFVPSGRSQLVYSPTPIQNLQSQPLYPQNYQHQQIYSNVNQVGQQHIYIPRTQQTQNIQRQTPLQPQSLSYTSSQHTMQQSQTSSANPIYTAHATSVTVVQAQKVQMPNYIPQVQSGMANSQSPASLNVTGNQHQSFGVAQAHGIQARIAAPGVMIQQSSQQHAQPHVPNFILGQHSGYIAPTEQTQVQYSATGFSTQQQVINAVGVKQQVVQVAPTVVKPCAPQVATGIAKITTFVTSKQDEPLTSSTDGTLSGSLISSAVSDSTMSSSSSMTEEAQQDQRGAQSQIFDSGADSFTGIDDEQKLLEQRLLEQQRQSEEDSRWLAREEKRLSIATSGDESASPPIPRSATQSPNHEPHTANTGSLGSDKGPEKEKEKVIVVKKMEPTPTADLDRTNDKVYDCTTSVVRAVMSLSQGVQQSKADQYLELVRRVGIELRALLSSVDALVEILPISAHREVEMAHKVLSKDMAELVTAMKLAQNYSATTLDAEYRKGMLSAAHILAMDAKNLLDVIDSIRIRYPYVDNQICQRQNDKNTSRDSTPEHCIRSSQSGEHFLRRSQSSERQTTTFRQSQSGDLLHRMGQSVDRSLQGSQTDVSGGTSLERRHHIVTNSLERNSTSRRQMATNSLERKRPSLSCNMGPMNNSVNLPPIVPVTCNLVQTVGPVIHPSQSVAMGVSQQSVFTANKSSNETPTSDS from the exons CCATGAGGGGATGAGCACTGGGACAGGAGATGGAGGTGGAAGCGGAGGTGGTGGTGTACagggtggtggaggtggaagAAATACACCACCTCATGGATCGCCCACCCCCATGGACAAGGCGACCTTGAAGGTCCATTTACCCAACG GTGGCTTTAATGTTGTCAAATTCGGTGATGCTATCGACGTCAAAGGGATCATCTCGTTGGTAACAAGTCGACTCGCCGTTGGTACCAGACATTATCGAAATCTCTATGCGATGAGATTGCATCATCCAGGATCTGGTGAGAGTTACTGGTTGCATCAAGATACCACAATGTATCAG GTTCAAGAAAAGTATGAAAAGAAACATCCTCATTGCGAATGGAGGTACGAACTCAGAGTACGATATCTACCCCAAAATCTGAACGATCTCTACGAGAAAGACAAAGTTacattttactattattatgatCAG GTACGAAACGACTACCTGTATGCAAATCATGCTGCACTGGATCAAGACGTAGCCGTTCAATTATGTTGCTTAGAGATACGTTATTTCTTCAAAGACATGCCACAAATGGCTCTCGACAAGAAAAGTAACTTGGAATATTTAGAACGAGAG gTTGGCTTGCACAAGTTTCTTCCACGGTCCGTGTTAAACGGAATGAAGCCAAAGGCACTTCGAAAGCTGATACAGCAACATTTCAAGAAAGTAGCTGCTCTTTCGGAGTTAGAATGCATGTTCAAGTTTTTTGACTTGCTTCGGGCACATTATAGGTTCGACCAGGAAAGATTCATTTGTGCATTGGGG TCAAGCTGGTCCATTCCTGTTGAACTAGTCATCGGTCCTGATCTCGGCATATCTTATATGGCTCATCGAGGTGGAACGGTG CCGACTAGAATGGCGGAGTTCTCACAAATACAATCAATTCAAACGCTGGTTTCTGACTGCAAAGAACATGCCAAAGCATGTATCAAATTAAGAGTCGCTGGAGCAGCTGAAACGCTGAGCATAACTTGCTCGAGTTTGGACCAAGCGGAGAGTCTTGCTGATTTGATAGACGGTTATTGTAGACTAGTGACTGGCAGTAATACTTCGTTATGGAATAGAAAAg CTGCATCGTGGAAAAATTATCCCTGTCCATGCAAAG ATGCACATCCTCCAAAATATAGACAAGATGGTTTCAATAGTCCTGAAAAAAATGTGAGCAAAACAGGAACGATTCTGTCTGAAGATTATGCAGAGATCGTAGACGAGGAAGGAGATTATTCGACTCCAGCTA CACGTGATTATGAAATAGTCCGTAATCAAGTAGAACTGGGTGAGATTATTGGAGAAGGTCAATTTGGTAATGTTCATAAGGGATCGTATAAAGGTAGAGACGGACAAACTATAGCTGTTGCTGTGAAAACGTGTAAAGTTGACGCGGACCTTGCTACTGCTGAAAAATTCCTCGAAGAAGCAT ACATCATGCAACAATTTGAACACCCTCATATAATTAGACTCATTGGAGTATGTTCCGAAGCGCCGATCTGGTTGGTCATGGAATTGGCAAGACTTGGAGAGATGCGTGCATATCTTCAATCTAACAAACATCGATTAGATCTTGCGACTCTTTTACTCTACACATTCCAACTTAGTACCGCTTTATCGTACCTCGAGAGTAAAAAATTTGTGCAcag AGATATCGCAGCTAGAAATGTATTAGTTTCTTCGCATAATTGCGTCAAGTTAGCAGACTTCGGACTGAGTCGATGGGTGGAGGATCAAAGTTATTACACCGCAAGCAAATGTAAATTACCGATCAAGTGGATGGCTCCGGAGAGTATAAACTTTCGAAGATTTACTACTTCGTCCGACGTTTGGATGTTCG gTGTTTGTATGTGGGAGATATTGATGTTAGGTGTGAAACCATTCCAAGGtgtaaaaaataacgaagTCATTCGTAAGTTAGAAAATGGTGAAAGACTAGCGCTTCCTAATCACTGCCCTCCACGTTTGTATTCCTTGATGTCTCAATGTTGGAGTTACGAACCTAGCAAAAGACCAACGTTCAAAGAGATTAGAGAAACATTACA TGAAATTTTGTTAGAAGAGAAGCACCAACAACAGGAGACAATGAGacgagaaaatagaagagtTCAAGCCATGTCTTGGG GTGCAGACGAAGTTCCACCGCCGAAACCTTCCAGACAGCCACAAAATACAGCAGCAGACCCAGCACAATTAACAGCAGCTGCGCCTGTCTCTACGTATATCGTAGCACAGAGCCCGGAAGTTCTTGCTCAACTTCTTAAGGATAATCAAACTAGGGGGGTATGTCCCTCTGTCTACACTACTCCTGCCTCTCCATTTAACACACTCGCTGTACAATTTCAAGACGAAGATCAAGTCTTGACTACTGCCGTTGTCTCAGATTTACCCTTTTTCGATCCGGCGATCTCCGAGCCTACTGCTTCTCACGACACACAATCAGGAGATTCAACTTTGTCCGACACTAATTTAGATTCTCTAGATTCCTCAGACACCGTGTCTCCCCTCATGTCGAGTCTCAATATCTCAGACACAGCTCAGACACAATCACCAGCTGCCGGTAGAAAACAACAAAAGGTTAAAGAGATGCAAAACTTATACGCAGTAAGCTCCAAAGTTGTCAGTAATATCACGGGAGATTTATATTCGCCCGTGCAGAAATTTTCAACATCGAATCCGATACCCATTACGACTACTGCTTGTGGTGAAATTTACGGTCCCGTTGCTAATTTTACACAAAGTTCGGCTATCGTAGGTAATCTCAGTCAAAGTCCTAGCGTAGGTGGTAACTTTGGTGAAAATCCAGGCAATTTTGGCCCTAGCAGCTTAAATAATCAAACTCAATTTGTGAGTGGCACGCATGTTCAATCACCTAATATTGGTCAACACTCCACTAATATCACCAGCCAAGCATACGCTAGTGGTCAACAACCCACAATTCCTAGTAGTTCGTCTACTTCAAATGCTATTACCGCTACAGGATCTCCTCGTATTAATACAGTTAACGTTCCAATATCTACTGCCAATGCGGAATGTTTGTATGGCCCTGTTTTAAAATTTCGAGCACAAAGTGCTCAGAGTCAAAGTGGTGGGGACATGACATGCGTTAGTTCAGCTACATCATTTGTTCCAAGTGGAAGAAGTCAATTGGTTTACAGTCCAACGCCAATTCAAAACTTGCAATCTCAACCACTTTATCCTCAAAACTATCAACATCAACAAATATATTCTAACGTTAACCAAGTGGGACAACAACACATATACATTCCACGAACGCAACAAACACAAAATATCCAACGACAAACTCCTTTACAACCACAGTCTCTTTCTTACACATCATCGCAACATACGATGCAACAAAGTCAAACAAGTAGTGCCAATCCAATATATACAGCCCATGCCACGTCTGTCACGGTTGTTCAAGCACAAAAAGTGCAAATGCCAAATTATATACCGCAAGTGCAAAGTGGAATGGCAAACAGCCAATCGCCTGCATCATTGAACGTTACCGGAAACCAGCATCAATCGTTTGGAGTAGCACAAGCTCATGGTATTCAAGCTCGTATTGCTGCACCAGGTGTTATGATTCAACAAAGTAGCCAACAGCACGCTCAACCACATGTTCCTAATTTCATCTTAGGTCAACATTCTGGTTATATCGCTCCTACGGAACAAACGCAAGTTCAGTACAGTGCTACAGGTTTCTCGACACAGCAACAAGTGATAAATGCGGTTGGTGTTAAACAACAAGTAGTTCAAGTGGCACCAACGGTTGTTAAACCATGTGCACCTCAAGTAGCAACTGGCATAGCGAAAATCACTACGTTCGTAACATCGAAACAAGATGAACCATTGACAAGTTCTACCGACGGTACTCTATCTGGATCACTTATATCTTCTGCTGTCAGCGACAGCACCATGTCATCTAGCAGCTCGATGACAGAGGAGGCACAGCAAGATCAG AGAGGTGCACAGTCCCAAATATTTGACAGTGGTGCCGATAGTTTCACTGGTATAGATGACGAACAAAAGTTATTAGAACAACGACTTTTGGAACAGCAACGGCAATCAGAAGAAGATAGTCGTTGGCTTGCGAGAGAGgag AAACGTTTGTCAATCGCAACAAGTGGAGATGAAAGTGCTAGTCCACCAATTCCTCGTTCAGCCACGCAATCACCAAATCATGAGCCTCATACCGCAAACACAGGTTCTCTTGGTTCAGACAAAGGAcccgagaaagagaaagaaaaagtaatagttGTAAAG aaaatggaACCAACACCAACAGCAGATTTGGACAGAACTAATGATAAAGTATATGATTGTACTACCAGCGTAGTTCGGGCAGTTATGTCTCTGTCGCAAG GCGTTCAGCAGAGTAAAGCCGATCAGTATTTAGAATTAGTAAGAAGAGTAGGCATCGAATTGAGAGCTTTACTGTCCTCCGTTGATGCTCTTGTAGAAATCTTACCTATATCTGCACACAGAGAAGTAGAGATGGCACATAAGGTTTTAAGTAAGGATATGGCTGAGCTTGTAACGGCTATGAAATTAGCACAAAATTATAGTGCTACCACGTTAGATGCAGAATATCGAAA GGGAATGCTTTCTGCGGCTCATATTTTAGCAATGGATGCAAAGAACCTCTTAGACGTAATCGACTCTATTCGTATTCGATATCCATACGTGGACAATCAAATTTGTCAAAGACAAAATGATAAGAATACGTCGCGAGACTCAACGCCGGAACATTGCATTCGATCGAGCCAATCTGGTGAACATTTTTTGAGAAGAAGCCAGTCGAGTGAAAGGCAAACAACAACGTTCAGACAAAGCCAAAGCGGAGATCTTCTACATCGGATGGGTCAATCGGTTGATCGTTCTTTGCAG GGAAGTCAAACTGATGTTAGCGGTGGAACCAGTTTAGAGAGGAGGCATCACATTGTAACGAATAGTCTTGAACGTAATTCAACAAGTAGAAGACAAATGGCAACCAATAgcttagaaagaaaaaggccGTCGTTATCTTGTAATATGGGTCCTATGAATAATTCCGTTAATCTCCCACCGATTGTACCAGTAACATGCAATTTGGTTCAGACAGTGGGACCTGTTATTCATCCGAGTCAGTCAGTCGCGATGGGTGTTAGTCAACAGTCAGTATTCACTGCTAATAAATCTTCGAATGAAACACCTACCAGTGACAGCTAA